One part of the Carassius gibelio isolate Cgi1373 ecotype wild population from Czech Republic chromosome B6, carGib1.2-hapl.c, whole genome shotgun sequence genome encodes these proteins:
- the si:rp71-81e14.2 gene encoding uncharacterized protein si:rp71-81e14.2 isoform X2: protein MACVVRYSFLLISICLRSTTWADANVQVTPLIGAVGNEIIIQCATDKTPQDGVAMYKQDLGSKNKQNIFYYYKDNSFTLKSSMHKGRVHVDGDILNLNVTFSNVNTIDIGLYWCEFNLEEKLTVSMLTWLWIDAEIESCPEDLHVKNALIVCAVMLLLCIIGYIFVIQKVGLIKIWRMMTACSFRR from the exons ATGGCGTGTGTTGTGAGATACAGTTTTCTATTGATCAGTATCTGTTTAAGAAGCACCACATGGGCAGATGCAAATGTTCAag TTACACCTTTAATCGGAGCTGTTGGTAATGAGATCATCATCCAGTGTGCTACTGATAAAACCCCTCAAGATGGAGTGGCCATGTACAAACAAGATTTAGGAAGTAAAAATAAGCAGAACATCTTCTACTATTACAAAGACAACAGTTTTACTCTTAAATCATCAATGCACAAAGGCAGAGTCCATGTAGATGGAGATATTCTCAACCTTAATGTCACCTTCTCAAATGTAAATACCATAGACATCGGGCTTTACTGGTGTGAATTTAATTTGGAAGAGAAACTTACAGTTAGCATGCTCACATGGTTATGGATAG ATGCAGAGATTGAGAGTTGTCCAGAAGATCTTCATGTGAAGAACGCTCTCATTGTGTGTGCTGTCATGTTGCTACTGTGCATCATTGGTTATATCTTTGTGATTCAGAAG GTAGGGCTGATAAAGATCTGGAGAATGATGACAGCATGCAG CTTCAGGAGATGA